In the genome of Hyphobacterium sp. CCMP332, one region contains:
- a CDS encoding adenylate/guanylate cyclase domain-containing protein, with product MKKLQWTRALIITFTWALLGIFQTFYDHLFLKSHFISESSEQYEFVTVLISNFLFGLFGGFIGGMVLIFVDERYRTRPYIYTVSIIVFFFLAITGTITVLYSLVLSSLAFPLFSEGWINNFELLVYTSMHLKNLLFWGSTVAITYFFLQMSNKFGPGILFKILIGKYNIPKTENRIFMFLDLKSSTSIAEKLGSEKYHEFLKDVFSDITAAIINSGGEIYQYVGDEVVISWKAGEKLKNNDSIRCYFEIQNSIAKLSSKYLDKYSQIPEFKAGAHYGAVVAGEIGVIKRDITYSGDTLNTCARIQAECNNLDSKFLISNDLFQLIKNISKEFSFLTKGDIILRGKKEPLNLLSVSS from the coding sequence ATGAAAAAACTACAATGGACAAGAGCTTTAATAATAACATTTACCTGGGCACTATTGGGCATTTTTCAAACTTTTTACGATCATCTTTTTCTAAAAAGTCATTTTATAAGTGAATCTTCGGAGCAATATGAATTTGTTACTGTACTGATTTCTAATTTTCTATTCGGATTATTTGGTGGGTTTATTGGAGGAATGGTTCTCATTTTTGTTGACGAGAGATACAGAACCAGACCATACATCTATACAGTTAGTATAATTGTTTTCTTCTTTTTAGCAATTACCGGGACCATAACCGTCTTGTATTCTCTCGTCTTATCTTCGCTTGCTTTTCCACTCTTTTCAGAAGGCTGGATTAACAATTTTGAGCTATTGGTTTACACAAGTATGCATTTGAAGAACCTACTTTTCTGGGGTTCTACAGTAGCCATAACCTATTTCTTTTTGCAAATGAGTAATAAATTTGGCCCGGGTATATTATTCAAAATACTTATTGGCAAGTACAATATTCCCAAGACAGAAAACCGGATATTTATGTTTCTCGATTTAAAATCCTCAACCAGCATCGCGGAAAAATTGGGTAGTGAGAAATACCACGAATTTCTAAAAGATGTTTTTTCAGATATAACTGCTGCCATCATTAACTCCGGTGGAGAAATCTATCAGTATGTCGGCGATGAAGTTGTAATTTCCTGGAAGGCCGGTGAAAAGTTAAAAAATAATGATTCAATTCGATGTTACTTCGAAATTCAAAATTCCATAGCGAAACTGAGTTCAAAATACCTCGATAAATACTCACAAATTCCCGAATTTAAAGCAGGGGCCCATTATGGAGCAGTGGTTGCCGGGGAAATAGGCGTTATCAAAAGAGACATTACTTATTCGGGAGATACCTTAAATACATGTGCCAGAATTCAGGCCGAATGCAATAATCTAGACAGCAAGTTTTTAATCTCTAATGATTTATTTCAATTGATTAAGAACATCTCTAAAGAGTTTTCCTTCCTGACAAAAGGAGATATCATTTTACGTGGTAAAAAAGAACCATTAAACCTTTTGTCAGTTTCAAGTTAA
- a CDS encoding SDR family oxidoreductase — protein MIKAYITGGSKGIGFGIAEAILKEGGKVAISSRSQQSADEAAQQLIEKTGNENVLAFECDVRELTSQNDTVDKIIQKWGSIDLVVANAGIGKFGSIENLTPEDWKDTLDINLTGVFNTIKSTLESLKKSKGYFITISSLAGTNFFAGGAAYNASKFGLTGFTQAVMLDLRQYGIRVSTIMPGSVATYFNDHVPSDSDSWKIQIEDIGEMVVNLVKLNTRTLPSKIEVRPSMPPSK, from the coding sequence ATGATCAAAGCATATATAACAGGAGGAAGTAAAGGAATAGGTTTTGGCATAGCAGAAGCTATTTTAAAAGAAGGAGGAAAGGTAGCTATCAGCTCCAGGTCTCAACAAAGTGCAGACGAAGCTGCACAACAATTAATTGAAAAAACCGGAAATGAAAATGTGCTCGCTTTCGAATGCGATGTTAGAGAACTGACCTCACAAAACGATACGGTAGATAAAATTATTCAAAAATGGGGAAGTATTGATTTGGTGGTGGCCAATGCGGGAATAGGCAAATTTGGTTCTATTGAGAATTTAACCCCGGAAGACTGGAAAGACACCCTGGATATCAACCTGACAGGCGTTTTTAATACAATCAAGTCTACTCTCGAAAGCCTAAAAAAAAGCAAAGGCTATTTTATTACCATTTCCAGTTTGGCAGGAACAAATTTCTTTGCCGGAGGTGCAGCCTACAATGCCAGCAAATTTGGTCTAACAGGTTTTACGCAAGCCGTAATGCTTGATTTGCGTCAGTACGGCATTCGTGTAAGCACGATTATGCCGGGTTCCGTAGCTACCTATTTTAACGATCATGTACCCAGTGATTCTGATTCCTGGAAAATCCAGATTGAAGATATCGGAGAAATGGTTGTAAATCTGGTCAAGCTAAATACGCGAACATTGCCGAGCAAAATAGAAGTAAGGCCAAGTATGCCTCCATCGAAATAA
- a CDS encoding PD40 domain-containing protein — MKNILSITILLFFFYNSKAQISANLMQHPDVSGDKITFVYGDDIWVADKKSGLAHRLSSPDGREFYPRFSPDGQYIAYSANYDGNYDVYLIPTNGGIPKRLTFHDMYDRVVSWNPDGKSLIFASSRESGRQRFTQFFSISIEGGSPQKLAVPYGSYASLSPDASKIAYTDRSRANRNWKRYRGGTAPDIHIFDLNTFETQNITQNDANDELPMWIGNSVYYMSDNGPEQRNNIWKYDIQNKKNEQITKISDYDITFPEAGDNQIIYEAGGKLFILNLENKQSEEVSINLISDREELIPRQKTVSNFIHSSSLSPDGQRVVIEARGDLFNLPAEKGYVSNLSSGSKSAERYPAWSPDGKSLAYWSDEKGEYQLVIKDIAAKGNTKTITQFKEGFRYNIFWSPDSKKIAFVDQSMRLNMMEVSSGKITSFDKGKYLLEGGLRSFRFDWSPDSKWLCYTKSAESSATSAIFLYNTETNKVSQLTSGFYSDSNPVFSKDGKYLFFGTNRSFSPLYSDLDNSWIYPNTTGIAVGTLDESVESLLAIKNDEVSLEKEEEDSDKKSKKDKKDKSEGSNADTKVSISNFENRVEMLDIEAGNVGGLTALDGKLLFMRYPNSGSSKEEKNSLNYYDIEEEKVKTIISDINGYEVSADGKKILVRQNQNYAVISVASDQKIEKTVPIQKMVMEIDPRAEWKQIFMDVWRIERDYFYDPNMHGVDWNAMKEKYGKLVDEANSRADVNIIIGDLIAELNASHTYVGGGDTEEGDNKNCGYLGADFSVENGYFKIEKIINGAPWDVEVRSPLIKPGVKVKEGDYILEINGQKPDISKSIHAAFQGMANETVQLTISSKPSLENSKKVLVTTLNSETRLRHLAWIEASRKRVDEASNGKVGYIYVRSTGIDGQNELVRQYFGQMGKEGLIIDERFNSGGQIPDRFIELLDRKPLAFWAVRDGEDWSWPPAGNFGPKVMLINGFSGSGGDAFPDYFRKRKLGPLVGTRTWGGLIGISGAPTLVDNGFISSPTFRMYDPDGQWFKEGHGVDPDIEVLEDFEQLAKGKDVQLEAGIKEVMRLMELESNFKKPARPTYEKR, encoded by the coding sequence ATGAAAAATATCCTTTCAATAACAATACTTCTATTTTTCTTCTATAATTCAAAAGCGCAAATAAGTGCCAATTTAATGCAGCACCCTGATGTTTCCGGAGATAAAATAACCTTTGTCTATGGAGATGATATTTGGGTTGCTGACAAAAAGAGTGGATTGGCGCATCGCTTAAGCTCACCCGATGGTCGCGAGTTTTACCCGCGTTTTTCTCCCGATGGACAATACATTGCATATTCGGCCAATTACGATGGCAATTATGATGTTTATCTAATTCCTACAAATGGAGGAATTCCCAAAAGACTCACCTTTCATGATATGTATGATCGCGTGGTTTCATGGAATCCCGATGGGAAAAGTCTGATTTTTGCTTCTTCAAGGGAAAGCGGAAGGCAGCGTTTTACTCAATTTTTTAGTATTTCCATAGAAGGTGGATCGCCTCAAAAATTAGCAGTTCCCTATGGATCTTATGCTTCTTTATCGCCGGATGCTTCTAAAATCGCTTATACCGATCGCTCAAGAGCCAACAGAAACTGGAAAAGATACCGGGGCGGTACTGCACCCGACATTCATATCTTCGACCTCAATACTTTTGAAACTCAAAATATTACTCAAAATGATGCCAATGATGAATTGCCCATGTGGATTGGAAATTCGGTGTATTACATGTCGGATAATGGCCCGGAACAAAGAAACAATATTTGGAAATATGATATACAAAACAAAAAGAATGAGCAAATAACCAAAATCAGCGATTATGATATTACTTTTCCGGAAGCCGGGGATAATCAAATTATATATGAAGCCGGCGGCAAATTGTTTATTCTCAATCTGGAAAATAAACAAAGTGAAGAAGTCAGTATTAATCTAATTTCAGACCGTGAAGAATTAATTCCAAGACAAAAAACCGTCAGTAACTTCATTCACAGCAGTTCTTTATCTCCGGATGGACAAAGAGTGGTTATTGAAGCGAGAGGTGATCTTTTTAATCTGCCGGCTGAAAAAGGTTATGTATCCAATTTAAGCTCTGGTTCCAAATCTGCCGAACGATACCCGGCCTGGTCGCCCGACGGCAAATCACTGGCATACTGGAGCGATGAAAAGGGAGAATACCAGCTTGTGATCAAAGACATAGCTGCTAAAGGCAACACAAAAACAATTACACAATTCAAAGAGGGATTCAGATATAATATTTTCTGGTCGCCGGACAGTAAAAAAATAGCTTTTGTCGATCAATCCATGCGTTTAAATATGATGGAAGTGAGTTCGGGTAAAATCACAAGTTTTGACAAGGGAAAGTATTTATTGGAAGGCGGATTGAGAAGTTTCAGGTTTGACTGGTCTCCGGATAGCAAATGGCTCTGTTATACTAAAAGTGCTGAAAGCTCTGCCACCTCGGCCATCTTTCTTTACAATACCGAAACAAATAAGGTTTCTCAACTGACTTCCGGGTTTTATTCGGATTCTAATCCCGTTTTCAGTAAGGATGGAAAGTATTTGTTCTTTGGCACCAACAGAAGTTTTAGTCCGCTCTATTCTGACCTTGACAATTCATGGATCTATCCAAATACTACAGGTATTGCGGTGGGCACTTTGGACGAATCTGTTGAATCACTTTTGGCCATTAAAAACGATGAAGTTAGTTTGGAAAAAGAAGAAGAGGATTCTGATAAGAAGTCTAAAAAAGACAAAAAAGATAAAAGTGAAGGCAGCAATGCCGATACAAAAGTGAGCATAAGCAATTTTGAAAATCGCGTTGAAATGCTAGATATAGAAGCCGGAAACGTTGGCGGATTAACAGCCCTTGACGGAAAATTACTATTTATGCGCTATCCAAATTCAGGGTCCTCAAAAGAGGAAAAAAACTCCCTTAACTATTATGATATAGAGGAAGAAAAAGTTAAAACCATTATTTCTGATATCAACGGATATGAAGTTTCTGCAGATGGTAAAAAGATTTTGGTAAGGCAAAATCAAAATTACGCCGTTATTTCAGTTGCATCTGATCAAAAAATAGAGAAGACAGTTCCCATACAAAAAATGGTTATGGAAATTGATCCCCGAGCAGAGTGGAAACAAATTTTCATGGATGTTTGGAGAATTGAACGCGATTATTTTTACGATCCCAATATGCATGGCGTTGACTGGAATGCCATGAAAGAAAAATATGGAAAACTGGTCGACGAAGCCAATTCCAGGGCCGATGTCAATATTATTATTGGCGATTTAATTGCAGAACTCAATGCATCGCATACTTATGTAGGCGGAGGTGATACTGAAGAAGGCGATAATAAAAATTGTGGCTATCTGGGTGCGGATTTTAGTGTGGAAAACGGCTACTTTAAAATTGAAAAAATCATTAATGGAGCACCCTGGGATGTTGAAGTGCGTTCGCCTTTAATTAAGCCCGGCGTAAAAGTCAAAGAAGGTGATTATATATTGGAGATTAATGGACAGAAGCCCGACATATCCAAATCAATTCACGCCGCATTTCAGGGCATGGCCAATGAAACTGTACAGCTGACCATCAGTTCAAAACCAAGCCTGGAAAATTCCAAAAAAGTACTTGTGACTACCTTGAATTCCGAAACACGCTTGAGACATCTTGCATGGATTGAAGCAAGTAGGAAAAGAGTTGATGAAGCCAGTAATGGCAAAGTTGGGTATATCTATGTGCGTAGCACGGGGATAGATGGACAGAACGAATTGGTACGACAGTATTTTGGGCAAATGGGTAAGGAAGGCCTGATTATAGACGAGCGCTTCAATAGTGGTGGTCAGATCCCCGATAGATTTATAGAATTACTGGATAGAAAACCATTGGCTTTCTGGGCAGTAAGAGATGGAGAAGACTGGTCCTGGCCTCCTGCCGGCAATTTCGGGCCAAAAGTAATGTTGATCAATGGTTTTAGCGGCTCCGGCGGAGATGCTTTTCCCGATTATTTTAGAAAAAGAAAGCTCGGTCCCTTGGTCGGAACCAGAACATGGGGTGGTTTAATTGGAATCTCAGGAGCCCCTACATTGGTGGATAACGGTTTTATTTCGTCTCCTACTTTTAGAATGTATGATCCGGATGGCCAATGGTTTAAGGAAGGGCATGGAGTAGATCCTGATATCGAGGTACTCGAGGACTTTGAACAATTGGCAAAGGGCAAAGATGTTCAACTGGAAGCGGGAATTAAAGAAGTTATGCGACTGATGGAACTTGAAAGCAATTTCAAAAAACCCGCCCGCCCTACTTATGAAAAAAGGTAA
- a CDS encoding MATE family efflux transporter: MAQSKFSAAKTNIWKAILESLKGSDADYTKIGLNRAIFLLAVPMILELVMESTFAVVDIYFVGRLGPDAIATVGLTETYLYLLYSIAMGLSMALTAIVARRVGEGKKDEAGLTAFQAIVLSVLVSLPFSIAGVFYGEQLLILMGSDAQSAALNQGYTQWMLGANGVIVLLFNLNAVFRGAGDAAIAMKVLWIANGFNIILDPILIFGLGPIPAFGIEGAAIASTLGRSIGIMMQVYALAKGGKHIRVLSKDLKLNVAILLNIIKTSLGGVGQMIIAMTSWIFLMRILANIGSEAVAGATITIRVMMFTIMPAWGLSNAAATLVGQNLGANDPDRAENSVLKIGWYNMIFLILVSVVFFFFNKNLIGIFTTDQNVVDVGAEWLKIMSYSFFIYGWWMVSVQAFNGAGDTKTPTWINLIFFWIIQIPLAYFLAIHLNWNQSGVFWAVFISESSVGLFTFYMFRKGKWKTYKV, encoded by the coding sequence TTGGCTCAATCAAAATTTTCTGCTGCCAAAACCAATATCTGGAAAGCAATTCTGGAATCCCTAAAAGGAAGTGATGCCGATTATACCAAGATCGGACTTAATAGAGCGATCTTTCTTTTGGCTGTGCCCATGATTCTTGAATTGGTAATGGAATCCACTTTCGCTGTGGTGGATATCTACTTCGTTGGTCGGCTAGGTCCTGATGCCATTGCTACCGTAGGACTTACAGAAACCTATCTATATTTGTTGTATTCAATCGCTATGGGCCTTTCCATGGCTTTAACCGCTATTGTAGCCAGAAGGGTTGGTGAAGGCAAGAAAGATGAAGCAGGGCTAACGGCATTCCAGGCCATTGTTTTATCGGTTTTGGTCTCATTACCTTTTTCAATTGCAGGTGTTTTTTACGGTGAGCAATTACTCATTCTCATGGGTTCAGATGCACAAAGTGCCGCCTTAAACCAGGGCTATACACAATGGATGTTGGGAGCCAATGGAGTCATTGTTTTGCTTTTCAATTTAAATGCAGTGTTCAGGGGTGCGGGTGATGCGGCTATTGCCATGAAAGTTTTGTGGATAGCCAATGGCTTTAATATTATTCTCGATCCCATACTGATATTTGGTCTGGGACCTATTCCCGCATTTGGCATCGAAGGAGCTGCCATTGCCAGTACCCTTGGAAGGTCTATTGGTATAATGATGCAGGTTTATGCATTAGCCAAAGGTGGTAAACACATTAGAGTACTTTCGAAAGATTTAAAACTAAATGTGGCAATTCTTCTGAACATCATCAAAACCTCGCTAGGTGGCGTTGGACAAATGATCATTGCCATGACCTCCTGGATATTTTTAATGAGAATTTTGGCAAATATTGGTAGCGAAGCCGTGGCCGGTGCTACTATCACCATCCGGGTAATGATGTTTACCATCATGCCGGCATGGGGCTTGTCCAATGCCGCAGCCACGCTGGTCGGTCAAAATCTCGGTGCCAATGACCCTGACAGGGCTGAAAATTCTGTTTTAAAAATTGGCTGGTACAATATGATTTTTCTGATTTTGGTGTCTGTTGTGTTCTTCTTTTTCAATAAGAACCTGATCGGGATATTCACGACCGATCAAAATGTGGTTGATGTCGGAGCTGAATGGCTTAAAATCATGTCCTATTCATTTTTTATTTACGGCTGGTGGATGGTAAGTGTGCAAGCCTTTAACGGTGCTGGTGATACCAAAACACCTACATGGATAAATCTGATTTTCTTCTGGATTATACAAATTCCACTGGCCTATTTTTTGGCCATACATTTAAACTGGAATCAATCCGGTGTCTTTTGGGCTGTATTTATATCTGAATCATCCGTAGGATTATTTACCTTTTACATGTTTAGAAAAGGCAAATGGAAAACTTATAAAGTATAA
- a CDS encoding peroxiredoxin: MEGTELNNQYFMPRIGDLAPDFEAITTKGKIKFSDFAKDKWIVMFSHPADFTPVCTTEMTGFAERKNEFSALNTELIGLSIDSIHAHLAWVDNVRKNTGVYFDFPIIADLDMKVSKLYGMLQANESETAAVRAVFFIDPAKKVRLIMYYPLNVGRNMDEILRALEALQISDKHKVAIPLNWKKGDKVIVPPPKTLSEMEERNADTTLEKVDFYLAKKALA; the protein is encoded by the coding sequence ATGGAAGGTACAGAATTAAATAATCAATATTTCATGCCAAGAATTGGTGATTTGGCTCCCGATTTTGAGGCGATAACAACCAAGGGAAAAATTAAATTTTCTGATTTTGCAAAGGATAAATGGATTGTGATGTTTTCACATCCGGCAGATTTCACGCCTGTATGCACTACAGAAATGACGGGCTTTGCAGAAAGAAAGAATGAGTTTTCAGCACTTAATACCGAACTTATTGGATTAAGCATTGATAGCATTCATGCGCATTTGGCCTGGGTGGACAATGTAAGAAAAAATACAGGTGTCTATTTTGATTTTCCAATTATTGCAGACCTCGACATGAAGGTTTCAAAATTGTATGGCATGTTACAAGCCAATGAAAGTGAAACTGCGGCTGTCAGGGCAGTATTTTTTATTGATCCTGCAAAAAAAGTAAGATTGATAATGTACTATCCGCTTAATGTAGGTAGAAATATGGATGAGATTTTAAGAGCTTTGGAAGCATTGCAAATTTCAGACAAGCACAAAGTAGCCATTCCTCTTAATTGGAAAAAAGGGGATAAGGTAATTGTTCCGCCACCAAAAACACTCAGCGAAATGGAAGAAAGAAATGCTGATACAACATTAGAAAAAGTAGATTTCTACTTAGCTAAAAAGGCTTTAGCTTGA
- a CDS encoding caspase family protein encodes MLKNLVWLGLITLCSSVFAQEPALIKKVDPDKQSILAMASSPDGKWLVTGGDDNQVIFRDSENGSTLFKLTGHSDWVTAVEFSSFDDDMLKVFASGSRDGHVIIYDIEKRIIIYQNNSFEKTVNDIEIINSLNYLVAVSSDGQMSIVDLNSKQEVNKITVSSSPVLSVCAIPGTNNIATSDAEGKIRIWDALSGSMGQIIDAHDSYTRSIDFMNKTIISVGDDKSIKFWDAETGNSKSSIEKVHKKWIQLVESANDNQHYATGGHDGMVHFWELGKSEPIFSLKQNGTFVTGVSFSSDLNKIYTAGYGGDIQYYDISYLNLEPIKKYQASVAYSANKPSTANLSNESAKNEVVLVQPYIERGNTFYCLEEKIVIKGQLLSKSSIREFKIINKTTNEEDRLRVSDNQIFEHELPIRFKDNEISIRFTTIDGEVANKTIIVHRIFDQNNPDDLVKLTRNGRDYALIIATNSYNAMNDLVNPVFDATTIAAELENNYNFNVEKIINPPLDEIKLKIKEYSKKLYADEDQLFIFIAGHGEYDELFKEGYVVASNTKEGDEARSTYLPHSTLRTYINNIPCRHIFLTMDVCFGGTFDPFIAKRGNEPSKEEQVKKMLFIKRKMSYKTRIYLTSGGKEYVPDGRPGHHSPFARQFITALRTYGGSDGILTYQDLMSSVEMVEPQPRGGEFGDNEPGSNFLFIYK; translated from the coding sequence ATGTTAAAAAATCTTGTTTGGCTTGGATTAATTACATTGTGTAGTTCAGTCTTTGCACAAGAGCCTGCCTTAATCAAAAAAGTGGACCCTGATAAACAAAGCATTCTGGCCATGGCGAGTTCTCCAGATGGTAAATGGCTCGTAACCGGAGGTGACGACAATCAGGTCATTTTTAGGGATTCTGAAAATGGATCCACTCTTTTTAAGCTAACAGGTCATAGCGACTGGGTTACAGCAGTTGAATTTTCATCATTTGATGACGATATGCTCAAAGTATTTGCATCCGGTTCCCGAGATGGACATGTTATTATTTATGATATCGAAAAGCGTATTATTATTTACCAGAACAATTCCTTCGAAAAGACGGTCAATGATATAGAAATTATCAACTCCCTAAATTATTTGGTTGCTGTAAGTTCCGATGGTCAAATGAGTATTGTGGATTTAAATTCAAAGCAGGAAGTCAATAAAATAACAGTCTCTAGCTCACCGGTTTTGAGCGTTTGTGCAATTCCGGGAACAAATAATATTGCCACTTCCGATGCAGAAGGAAAAATAAGAATATGGGATGCTCTTTCGGGAAGTATGGGACAGATCATAGATGCCCATGATAGTTATACGCGTTCAATTGATTTTATGAACAAGACTATAATTAGCGTGGGAGATGATAAATCAATAAAATTCTGGGATGCCGAAACGGGCAATTCAAAATCGAGCATTGAAAAAGTGCATAAAAAATGGATTCAACTTGTAGAAAGTGCCAATGATAATCAACATTATGCCACAGGAGGACACGATGGAATGGTTCATTTTTGGGAACTTGGGAAATCTGAACCAATTTTTTCCTTAAAACAAAATGGCACATTTGTTACCGGTGTTTCTTTTTCATCTGATTTGAATAAGATATACACAGCAGGCTATGGAGGAGACATTCAATATTATGATATATCCTACCTCAATCTTGAACCCATTAAGAAGTACCAGGCCTCAGTTGCTTACTCAGCGAATAAACCCAGCACAGCAAATCTGTCAAATGAATCTGCAAAAAACGAAGTTGTTCTTGTTCAACCATATATTGAAAGAGGGAATACGTTTTATTGTTTGGAGGAAAAAATAGTAATCAAAGGTCAATTACTTTCAAAAAGCAGTATTCGGGAATTCAAGATCATTAATAAAACTACAAATGAAGAAGATAGGCTTAGGGTTTCCGACAACCAAATCTTCGAACATGAGCTGCCAATTAGATTTAAGGATAATGAAATTAGTATTCGATTTACAACTATCGATGGCGAGGTAGCAAATAAAACCATAATTGTACACAGGATATTTGATCAAAATAATCCCGATGATTTGGTTAAACTTACCAGAAATGGGAGAGATTATGCATTGATAATTGCAACCAACAGTTATAATGCAATGAATGATTTGGTCAATCCCGTTTTTGATGCAACAACAATTGCGGCGGAATTAGAGAATAATTACAATTTTAACGTTGAAAAAATTATAAATCCACCCCTGGATGAGATCAAGCTTAAGATTAAGGAGTATTCTAAGAAACTATACGCCGATGAAGACCAGCTTTTTATATTTATTGCCGGACATGGTGAGTATGACGAACTGTTCAAAGAGGGCTATGTTGTTGCCTCCAATACAAAGGAAGGCGATGAAGCAAGAAGTACTTACCTTCCACATAGTACACTTCGTACTTATATAAACAATATTCCCTGCCGACATATTTTTTTAACCATGGATGTTTGTTTTGGAGGAACATTTGATCCATTTATTGCCAAAAGAGGCAATGAACCCTCAAAAGAGGAGCAGGTCAAAAAGATGCTATTCATCAAAAGAAAAATGAGTTATAAAACAAGAATCTATTTAACATCCGGTGGCAAGGAATACGTACCGGACGGCCGCCCCGGTCATCACTCTCCATTTGCAAGGCAATTTATAACAGCCTTGAGAACTTATGGAGGGAGCGACGGCATATTAACCTATCAGGATCTAATGAGCAGCGTAGAAATGGTAGAGCCCCAGCCAAGGGGAGGTGAGTTCGGTGATAATGAGCCGGGAAGTAATTTTCTGTTTATTTATAAATAG
- a CDS encoding ROK family protein, which yields MNILGIDIGGTGIKGAIVDTKKGELKSERFRIDTPKPSTPDAVAGTILKIKNHFSWNNDIGCCFPSVVINGNAKFSSNLDPKWKGVQIDALFSKACDGLEFNIINDADAAGIAEMNFGVGKDKKGLGLMITIGTGIGSGMFYDGQLIPNTELGRIFGHDGDLFENYTADSARKNENLEWHEWGKRFNKYLNHLVRIFSPDFFILGGGASKKMEKFENELNVDTPIYVSKNLNNAGIIGAAFNVIEPHH from the coding sequence ATGAATATTTTGGGAATCGATATAGGAGGAACAGGCATAAAAGGTGCAATTGTAGATACTAAAAAAGGGGAATTAAAGTCTGAGCGTTTTAGAATTGACACTCCAAAACCATCCACTCCCGATGCTGTGGCCGGGACGATTCTGAAAATTAAAAATCATTTTAGCTGGAATAATGACATAGGCTGTTGTTTTCCTTCGGTGGTGATAAATGGCAATGCAAAATTCAGCTCTAATCTTGACCCGAAATGGAAAGGAGTCCAGATTGATGCTTTATTTAGCAAAGCCTGTGATGGACTTGAATTCAATATAATTAATGATGCAGATGCCGCCGGTATAGCGGAAATGAACTTTGGTGTAGGAAAAGATAAAAAAGGGCTGGGATTGATGATCACCATTGGGACAGGGATTGGTAGTGGGATGTTTTACGATGGTCAGCTGATCCCAAATACAGAACTCGGCAGAATATTTGGACATGATGGCGATTTGTTTGAAAACTACACGGCTGATTCCGCCAGAAAAAATGAAAACCTAGAATGGCATGAATGGGGCAAACGATTTAATAAATATTTAAACCACCTTGTTCGCATTTTTTCACCGGATTTTTTCATTCTCGGAGGAGGAGCAAGCAAAAAAATGGAGAAGTTTGAAAATGAGCTAAATGTGGATACACCAATTTATGTATCTAAGAATCTTAACAATGCCGGTATCATTGGAGCAGCTTTCAATGTTATCGAGCCACATCACTGA
- the arsB gene encoding ACR3 family arsenite efflux transporter codes for MKGIGFFEKYLSVWVILCIGVGVMVGQFFETEMQQIANIEISNVNIPVAILIWFMIFPMMVQVDFSSLRNFNQNIKGLGLTIVVNWLIKPFTMALFAWVFFDKLYSAWIDPSLADEYIAGAILLGAAPCTAMVFVWSYLSNGDPNYTLVQVSVNDLILLVAFVPIVQLLLGITDFRVPYDVLITSVIAFVLFPLVIGYLVHRWAIKSRGQKWLEGRLLPLLKPFSISALLATLILLFAFQGSQILNQPQHILMIAIPLSIQTYFIFFLSWFVGKYLKLNYRVCAPASMIGASNFFELAVAVAIALFGLESGAALATVVGVLIEVPIMLSLVYIAKKWAF; via the coding sequence ATGAAAGGTATAGGGTTTTTCGAAAAATATCTTAGCGTTTGGGTAATTCTGTGCATCGGAGTTGGGGTCATGGTCGGGCAATTTTTTGAGACTGAGATGCAGCAAATTGCAAACATCGAGATTTCAAATGTCAATATTCCCGTAGCCATTTTGATTTGGTTTATGATCTTCCCTATGATGGTTCAGGTGGACTTCTCATCTCTAAGGAACTTTAATCAAAACATAAAAGGTCTTGGTTTGACAATTGTAGTTAATTGGCTCATAAAACCTTTCACCATGGCTCTGTTTGCCTGGGTATTTTTTGACAAACTCTATTCAGCCTGGATAGATCCCTCGCTGGCCGATGAATATATTGCAGGTGCGATTCTCCTCGGAGCTGCCCCATGCACGGCTATGGTCTTTGTCTGGTCTTATTTGAGCAATGGTGACCCGAATTACACACTCGTTCAGGTATCCGTAAATGATCTCATTCTTCTTGTTGCTTTTGTGCCTATTGTACAATTACTCCTGGGTATTACAGATTTTAGGGTGCCTTATGATGTACTCATTACCTCCGTTATCGCCTTTGTTCTTTTTCCACTGGTAATTGGATACCTGGTCCATCGATGGGCCATAAAGTCCAGGGGACAGAAATGGCTTGAAGGCCGCCTGCTTCCATTATTGAAGCCTTTTTCTATTTCTGCCTTACTTGCTACACTTATTCTTCTATTTGCATTTCAGGGTTCACAAATATTGAACCAACCTCAGCATATTTTAATGATTGCTATTCCACTTTCAATACAGACTTATTTCATTTTCTTTCTGAGCTGGTTTGTGGGCAAGTATTTGAAACTGAATTACAGAGTATGTGCTCCCGCTTCTATGATTGGAGCGAGTAATTTTTTTGAACTAGCTGTTGCAGTTGCAATTGCATTATTCGGATTGGAATCCGGAGCGGCGCTTGCAACCGTCGTGGGCGTACTTATCGAGGTACCTATTATGCTTTCACTGGTATATATCGCCAAAAAATGGGCATTTTAA